A window of the Oryza brachyantha chromosome 5, ObraRS2, whole genome shotgun sequence genome harbors these coding sequences:
- the LOC121054422 gene encoding protein STIG1-like, protein MADATVLLLLVLAVAAAAMAPTAVATSRSRSLGQIRSRFLQAPHREAAGDPYFRPFPAMYRCSRASAAATCLAAGSPGAACCGGQCVDTATSGGHCGGCGRACRHGRTCCGGRCVDLLFDGDHCGSCSNRCSRRCTYGLCNYAQ, encoded by the coding sequence ATGGCTGACGCCACAGTCCTTCTCCTCCTTgtgctcgccgtcgcggccgcAGCCATGGCGCCCACCGCCGTGGCCACCAGCAGAAGCAGGAGCCTGGGACAGATCAGGAGCCGGTTCCTTCAGGCGCCGCATCGGGAAGCAGCTGGAGATCCTTACTTCCGGCCGTTCCCGGCGATGTACCGCTGCTCCagggcgtcggcggccgccACGTGCCTCGCGGCCGGGAGCCCCGGCGCGGCGTGCTGCGGCGGCCAGTGCGTGGACACCGCCACCAGCGGCGGCCactgcggcggctgcggcaggGCGTGCAGGCACGGCCGGACCTGCTGCGGCGGCCGCTGCGTCGACCTGCTCTTCGACGGGGACCACTGCGGCAGCTGCTCCAACAGGTGCAGCAGGAGGTGCACCTACGGCCTGTGCAACTACGCTCAGTGA